Within the Marixanthomonas sp. SCSIO 43207 genome, the region TCATAAGTGCGGTTTTTTGGTGGTGTGACAATAGGAATACTACGTTGCTTTCTTTTTCCTTCAAAGAGTACGAATAATAATACACCTATCAACACAAAATAATAAGCCCATTTAAAGTATTTATTTTTCAATAAAACGTATAATGGTGAAATATTAATACGCTTACCGGTTTTATATTCCTTATCCCAATATACAGATTGATTTTTAGGCAGGTAGGAAAGAGCATTCAGCGAATAGGATGCAAAGTCATTGGTCAATAAAAAATAATTTGAAAATGCCTCAGGCTGTAAGTGCAAATAAAAAGAACCTTTTCCTACGGGAGCTTTTATAAAATTGGGCAACGAGTCTTGAATGGTTTTTACTTCTGAAAAAGATTCAGAAAAGCCTAAAACAGTTTGAGTTACCGTATCAATTTTACTGAAATTCTTTACTGTAAAATTACGCGGAATGTGATAAGACTGTGACTTTCTGAAATTTTTATTGGTAAGATCAAGTAAGGGTTCGGTTTTTATGGAGTTGACCAAATAATTAATTTTTGTCTCAAGTTTGAGAGTGTCTAATAAGTTTTGGCCAATGGTGTTTGCACTAATAAAAACCGTATTTCCTTTTTCTGTCCATTGATAAACCTTATCCAGCTCGTCGTTGTCAAAATTGATATAATCATTTATAAACAGATATGAACCTTGTAGGGTGCTATCTTGTAAATTTTCATAAGGTGTGTTTTTAATTTCTGAAAGGGATTGATCAAGGTTTTCTTTTAATAAATCATATAAAACAACTGTTCCAAGTGGGATTTTATCTTGATTATTGTAGCTAGGAAACCAATTTACCGGAGCCGGCT harbors:
- a CDS encoding DUF4350 domain-containing protein, translated to MTKLQKIFLGLFLVLLAGLVYLEATKPAPVNWFPSYNNQDKIPLGTVVLYDLLKENLDQSLSEIKNTPYENLQDSTLQGSYLFINDYINFDNDELDKVYQWTEKGNTVFISANTIGQNLLDTLKLETKINYLVNSIKTEPLLDLTNKNFRKSQSYHIPRNFTVKNFSKIDTVTQTVLGFSESFSEVKTIQDSLPNFIKAPVGKGSFYLHLQPEAFSNYFLLTNDFASYSLNALSYLPKNQSVYWDKEYKTGKRINISPLYVLLKNKYFKWAYYFVLIGVLLFVLFEGKRKQRSIPIVTPPKNRTYEYTRTISGMYLDKKDYHAVAKKQAALFFEYIRINLRIPTEQLNNRFFKAVASKSGNTEEDTKKLFTFIEKVTHQQNTSKEELQKLYNDIKAFKNKFDGKS